The following proteins come from a genomic window of Schistocerca gregaria isolate iqSchGreg1 chromosome X, iqSchGreg1.2, whole genome shotgun sequence:
- the LOC126298046 gene encoding piggyBac transposable element-derived protein 2-like, translated as MLFIQFLMGKLLCTFTLLYASLSDNQIRSLLEDSDLSGDDEFVPSPSNIQQADDSSDDDLNAEEVPEERRSSHNVIEGVRPQLFWRSNFVQKIYPPNINYSAIESPSPIGTPAEYFCKTFFEEATKYTNMYSVAKTWESLGTTAHELKVFFGINLMIGCIRHPRLPTYWKKSISLSGISDTISRDRFLALRNNVHFVDTIKPPEEAKTNRLWKVQPVIDTVRRRCHSLLSNFNYYSADEQMIPFTGHCKLKQYIKGKPRPVGVKNFIMTSASAIVLDFEIYWGATTPLGDMSLGLDPSAILRLTQSLPQGSFVYFDRYFTTDSLLAKLKEKGIEAAGIIMVNRIKNVNLKEGRMKRGECHSYVRADEAVVFTECQDSQRVVIASICAGIEPKCKVQSANMGGVDIHDQQVECYQMWFRTRKWTLKCLLHFIDLSVVNCWFIYREHCRENQTAKKSIMDLLKFRMSLSEALL; from the exons ATGCTTTTCATACAGTTTTTAATGGGAAAGTTGTTATGCACATTTACGTTATTGTATGCAAGTTTATCAGACAATCAAATCCGTTCTCTATTAGAGGATTCGGATTTAAGTGGCGACGACGAGTTTGttccttctccttcaaatattCAGCAGGCAGACGACTCGTCTGATGATGATTTGAATGCTGAAGAAGTTCCTGAAGAGCGCAGGAGTTCACACAATGTCATAGAAGGTGTCAGACCACAGCTTTTTTGGAGATCAAATTTTGTTCAGAAGATTTATCCACCAAACATTAATTACAGTGCTATTGAG AGTCCTTCACCAATTGGAACTCCTGCTGAATATTTCTGTAAAACGTTCTTTGAAGAGGCAACgaaatatacaaatatgtataGTGTTGCAAAGACATGGGAATCCCTAGGGACTACAGCTCATGAACTGAAGGTGTTTTTTGGGATAAATTTAATGATAGGGTGCATAAGGCATCCTAGGCTACCCACGTACTGGAAGAAATCTATTTCTTTATCAGGTATTAGTGACACTATATCTAGAGACCGGTTCCTTGCACTCAGGAATAATGTGCACTTTGTTGATACTATTAAACCACCTGAAGAGGCTAAAACTAATAGACTGTGGAAAGTTCAGCCAGTGATTGACACAGTAAGAAGAAGATGTCACAGTTTGCTCAGTAACTTTAATTACTACAGTGCTGATGAGCAAATGATCCCTTTTACTGGGCATTGCAAACTGAAGCAATATATTAAAGGAAAACCAAGGCCTGTAGGTGTTAAAAACTTTATCATGACCTCAGCATCAGCTATAGTGTTGGATTTTGAAATTTACTGGGGGGCTACTACACCTCTTGGTGATATGTCATTAGGATTAGACCCTTCTGCTATTTTACGACTAACACAGAGTCTCCCACAAGGAAGTTTTGTTTATTTCGATAGGTACTTTACCACAGATTCTCTCTTAGCAAAGCTTAAGGAGAAAGGAATTGAGGCTGCTGGCATAATAATGGTAAACAGAATTAAGAATGTTAATTTGAAAGAAGGAAGAATGAAAAGAGGAGAGTGTCATTCATATGTTAGAGCAGATGAAGCTGTAGTATTTACTGAGTGTCAGGACAGTCAGAGGGTCGTGATAGCATCCATTTGTGCTGGCATTGAGCCAAAATGTAAAGTTCAAAG TGCCAATATGGGTGGCGTAGACATTCATGACCAGCAGGTTGAGTGTTACCAAATGTGGTTCAGAACCAGAAAATGGACACTCAAGTGCTTGCTGCATTTCATCGACCTTTCGGTGGTCAACTGCTGGTTTATCTACAGAGAGCACTGTCGTGAAAACCAGACTGCCAAAAAGAGCATAATGGATCTTTTGAAATTTAGAATGTCTCTATCTGAGGCTCTTCTGTAA
- the LOC126298047 gene encoding uncharacterized protein LOC126298047, producing MCNRQPSDDNFEEQTDGELRNPLQFFFEYFDKKFWKNVAGQTNLYHCQKNSKNLDKNTNEILSLLGIEILMGTLKLPQARLCWYMQLDIPLLSSTMTRDRYYKLRNNLRFVNNLGGHDMIPFTGRCKMRTYVPSRHNPLGLKNFILTSSDGLVLDFAIYTGKGTIPDSDQKEHGLGAGILKLLARTIPNDYNRVIYSDRFFTSSKSAQLLLDRNIFQTGTVMANRIKEAASKFKRDQELQRGQWDKYTRED from the exons ATGTGTAATCGACAGCCTTCTGACGACAACTTTGAAGAACAGACTGATGGTGAACTGAGAAACCCTTTACAGTTTTTCTTTGAGTACTTCGATAAAAAATTCTGGAAAAATGTTGCAGGACAAACTAATTTATATCATTGCCAAAAGAACTCAAAAAATCTGGATAAAAATACTAATGAAATTTTGTCCCTTCTCGGAATTGAGATATTGATGGGTACATTGAAATTGCCCCAGGCAAGACTTTGCTGGTATATGCAACTGGATATTCCACTTTTATCATCAACCATGACAAGAGATAGATACTACAAATTACGAAATAATCTGCgttttgtaaataatttgggaGGTCATGAC ATGATTCCATTCACGGGGAGATGTAAGATGCGAACGTATGTACCTTCCCGACATAATCCACTtggcctcaaaaattttattttaacctcaTCAGATGGACTTGTCCTTGATTTTGCTATATACACTGGCAAAGGAACAATTCCTGACAGCGATCAAAAAGAACATGGCCTGGGAGCGGGTATACTCAAACTACTGGCTAGAACTATACCCAATGATTACAATCGTGTAATTTACAGTGACAGATTTTTCACCAGTTCAAAATCTGCTCAGCTTTTACTAGACAGGAATATATTTCAGACAGGAACTGTGATGGCCAATAGAATaaaagaagcagcttctaagttcaagAGAGATCAGGAGCTGCAGCGGGGGCAATGGGATAAGTACACAAGGGAGGACTAG